DNA sequence from the Bradyrhizobium diazoefficiens genome:
GGTCGCGCCCGAATGCTACGAGCGGCTCGGCACGCTGGCGCAGATGAACCCGCCGGTGCGCGGGGCCGATCACCGCGCCGGTATCTGGCGCGGCATCGAGCAGGGCATCATCGACGTGCTCGGCTCCGACCATGCGCCGCATACGCTGGAAGAGAAGCAGAAGACCTATCCGGCCTCGCCCTCCGGCATGACCGGGGTGCAGACGCTGGTGCCGCTCATGCTCGAGCACGTCAATGCCGGCCGCTTGTCGCTGGCAAGGTTCGTCGATCTCACGAGCGCCGGTCCCGCCCGCCTCTACAACATAGCCCGCAAGGGCCGTATCGCGGCCGGCTACGACGCCGACTTCACGGTCGTCGATCTCAAACGCAGCGAAACCATCACCAACAAATGGGTGGCGTCGAAAGCCGGTTGGACCCCCTATGACGGCGTCCGCGTTACGGGCTGGCCCGTCGGCACCTTCATCCGCGGCCGCCGCGTGATGTGGCAGGGCGAACTCGTGACGCCCTCGCAGGGCGAGCCGGTGCGGTTTCTGGAGACGCTGAAGCAGTAGAACGCTGTCCTGTAAGGATGCACAATGCGTCCCCGCCCGTCATTGCGAGCGCAGCGAAGCAATCCAGAATCTTTCCGTGGTGACAGTCTGGATTTGCTTCGCTGCGCTCGCAATGACGAGAGGCGAGGTCTACATTCCTCTCGAACGGGAGTACAGTTCAATGTCCCATCCCGCCGCCCTCATCACCACCGAGCAACTCGCCAGCATCCTCGACGATCCCAACCTGCGCCTCTACGACTGCACGACCTACAACGAACCGGTGCCGCCGGGCAGTGACGTGCCCTATCGCGCTGTCCCCGGCGACAAGACCTTCGCGGACGGCCACATTCCCGGCGCCGATTTCCTCGACCTGCAGGGCGAGTTCTCCGACACCTCGCTATTCCTGTCGCATGGCGGCGGCCCCTGGCCGTTCATGGAGGACAGGCGGGTGCAATATGCCAAGACCGCCGCGGAATTCGGCCGGCTGCCGCAGCTTCTGCCCGCGCGGCCGAAGGCGGTGCTCGTCATCACCGGCCATTGGGAGGCTGATGCGTTCACCGTCTCGACCTCGGCGCATCCGCCGATGGTGTACGACTATTACGGCTTCCCCGAGCATACGTACCACATCAAATATCCGGCGCCGGGCCAGCCCGCGCTCGCAGCAGAAGTGAAAGCGCTGCTCGCGCGCGCCGGCTTCGATTGCCGGGAGGACGCCAATCAGGGATTTGATCACGGCACGTTCGTGCCGCTCGGCCTGATGTATCCGAACGCCGACATGCCGATCGTGCTGCTGTCGCTGAAGGCGACCTACGATGCAGCCGAGCACATTAGGGTCGGGCAGGCGATTACTTCGCTGCGCGACGAAGGCATTCTGATCGTCGGTAGCGGGCTCACCTATCACAACATGCGCGGCTTCGGACGCGCGGAGTCCAAGCCCGTCTCGTATGATTTCGAGGCCTATCTGAACGAGGCGATCAGCAATCCGGATGCGGCGCGCCGCAATGCGATGCTGATCGATTGGGAGAATGCGCCGGGCGCGCGTCTCGCCCATCCGCGCGAGGACCATCTGCTGCCGCTGATGGTCGCAGCAGGTGCCGCCGGCAGCGACGTCGGCAAGCGCGTCTTCGTCGACGAGGTCGCAAGCGTCGCGATGGCATCGTATGTGTTTGGGTAATGCGGTGAGAGGTGAAGGATGCCTCAGGCGCGACGGGACGCCGTCAGACCGCGATAGAGCGCGGCGTACTCGCCTGCGCGGTTGCGCCAGGACACATCGGTCGCAAGGCCGCTCAATTGCAGCCGCCGCCAGGTCGGCTTGTCGCCGAAGGCGGCGTTCGCCTTGCGCAAGCTGCCGGCGAGGGCATCTGCCGTCACCGGAGCGAATTTGAAGCCAGTGGCATCACGTCCGGCCTCGCCGATATCGACGATGGTGTCCTCGAGGCCGCCGACGCGGGAGACGATGGGGACTGCGCCATAGCGCAGGGCGCAGAGCTGGGTCAGCCCGCACGGCTCGAACCGCGAGGGCACGAGGAGCGCGTCGGAGCCGGCCTGGATCAGATGGGCGAGAACCTCGTCGTAGCCGATCAAGACGCCGATCCGGCCGGGATTGGCGCGCGCGACCGCCTGATAGCGATCCTGGAGATCGCGATCGCCGCTGCCGAGCAGCGCAAGCTGCATGCCCTGGTCCAGGATCGTCGGGATTGCCTCGAGCAGGAGGTCGAGCCCCTTCTGCCAGGACAGCCGGCTGATGACGCCGAGCAGCGGCGCCTCGTCGGAGGAATCGAGGCTGAATTGCTGCTGAAGCGCTGCCTTGTTCGCGGCCCGGAATGCGAGATCTTCCGCGCCGAAACGATAGGCGATGTGCGGGTCGGTTTGCGGATTCCACACTTCGATGTCGATGCCGTTGAGGATGCCGCTCAGCACGCTTGCGCGTTCGCGCAGCAAGCCGCCGAGCCCCATGCCGCCTTCGTCGCTCTGGATTTCACGCGCGTAGGTCGGCGACACCGTGGTGATGCGATCGGCGAGTTGCAGCCCGGCTTTCAGGAAGCTGATGCCGCCGAAATATTCGAGGCCGTGAACGTCGAACGCCGCCGCCGCGGGCAGGCCGATCGCGCCGGCCAGCGCACGATCGAACTTGCCCTGATAGGCCATGTTGTGAATGGTCATCACCGTGCCGGGTCGAGGGCCGCCGTCGTAATGCAAATAGGCCGGCGCCAGTCCGGCCTGCCAGTCATGGGCGTGCACCACGTCGGGTACGAAGGCTGCGACGAGACCGTGGCCGATGTCGGCCGCCACGCGCGACAGCGCCGCGAAGCGCACGCCGTTATCCGGCCAGTCGATGCCCTCGGCGCTGACGTAAGGGTTGCCCGGCCGTGCATAGAGATGCGGCACGTCGAGCACGAACAGGTCGAGCCCGTCGCGGGAGCCGGCGAGCAGGCGGCCCGGCCCGCCGAAATAGTCCGGCCAGATGCGGATTTCATCCGCGCCCGCGAGCTGCCGCATCACGTCCGGGTAGCCCGGCATCAGCGTGCGCATCTCGACGCCGTGCGCCTTCAGTGCGATCGGCAGCGCGCCGGCGACGTCCGCGAGGCCGCCGGTCTTGACGATGGGATAGACTTCAGAAGCGACCGCGAGGACGCGAACAGGCGTCATGTATTGAGCCTGTCGATCATCGGCTGGGTGATGAGCGAGATACCCTGCTCGGTGGTGCGGAAGCGCTTGGCGTCGAACTCGGGATCCTCGCCGACCACGAGCCCCTCGGGAATCTCCACGCCGCGGTCGATCACGACGTTCTTCAGTCGCGCGCCGCGGCCGACATTGACGTAAGGCATGATCACGGCGTTCTCGACATTGGCAAAGGAGTTAATGCGCACGCCGGTGAACA
Encoded proteins:
- the glgA gene encoding glycogen synthase GlgA, with product MTPVRVLAVASEVYPIVKTGGLADVAGALPIALKAHGVEMRTLMPGYPDVMRQLAGADEIRIWPDYFGGPGRLLAGSRDGLDLFVLDVPHLYARPGNPYVSAEGIDWPDNGVRFAALSRVAADIGHGLVAAFVPDVVHAHDWQAGLAPAYLHYDGGPRPGTVMTIHNMAYQGKFDRALAGAIGLPAAAAFDVHGLEYFGGISFLKAGLQLADRITTVSPTYAREIQSDEGGMGLGGLLRERASVLSGILNGIDIEVWNPQTDPHIAYRFGAEDLAFRAANKAALQQQFSLDSSDEAPLLGVISRLSWQKGLDLLLEAIPTILDQGMQLALLGSGDRDLQDRYQAVARANPGRIGVLIGYDEVLAHLIQAGSDALLVPSRFEPCGLTQLCALRYGAVPIVSRVGGLEDTIVDIGEAGRDATGFKFAPVTADALAGSLRKANAAFGDKPTWRRLQLSGLATDVSWRNRAGEYAALYRGLTASRRA
- a CDS encoding dioxygenase, translating into MSHPAALITTEQLASILDDPNLRLYDCTTYNEPVPPGSDVPYRAVPGDKTFADGHIPGADFLDLQGEFSDTSLFLSHGGGPWPFMEDRRVQYAKTAAEFGRLPQLLPARPKAVLVITGHWEADAFTVSTSAHPPMVYDYYGFPEHTYHIKYPAPGQPALAAEVKALLARAGFDCREDANQGFDHGTFVPLGLMYPNADMPIVLLSLKATYDAAEHIRVGQAITSLRDEGILIVGSGLTYHNMRGFGRAESKPVSYDFEAYLNEAISNPDAARRNAMLIDWENAPGARLAHPREDHLLPLMVAAGAAGSDVGKRVFVDEVASVAMASYVFG